The Enterobacter kobei genome has a segment encoding these proteins:
- the qseE gene encoding two component system sensor histidine kinase QseE/GlrK, with protein sequence MKRWPVFPRSLRQLVMMAFLLILLPLLILAWQAWQSLNALSAQAALTNRTTLIDARRSEAMTNAALEMERSYRQYCVLDDRTLEKVYQSQRKRYSEMLDAHAGVLPDDKLYQALRQDLNDLAQLQCHNSGPDAAAAARLEAFAAANTEMVQSTRTVIFSRGQQLQQEIAERGQFFGWQALVLFLVSLGLVLLFTRMIIGPVKGIQRMINRLGEGKSLGDSVSFKGPRELRSVGQRIIWLSERLAWLESQRHQFLRHISHELKTPLASMREGTELLADEVAGPLTPEQKEIVEILDASSRNLQKLIEQLLDYNRKLADGAVVLEEVEIAPLVDMVISAHSLPARAKMMHTGVELSAPACLAEPMLLMSVLDNLYSNAVHYGTESGNIYIRSYTMGSRVFIDVANTGTPIPDDEKTMIFEPFFQGSHQRKGAVKGSGLGLSIARDCIRRMQGELNIATDERADVCFRIELPLSRKNQ encoded by the coding sequence TTGAAACGCTGGCCCGTTTTTCCCCGCTCCCTGCGACAGCTCGTGATGATGGCCTTCCTGCTAATCCTGCTGCCATTGCTGATCCTCGCCTGGCAGGCGTGGCAAAGCCTTAACGCGCTGAGCGCTCAGGCCGCACTGACTAACCGCACCACGCTTATCGACGCCAGACGCAGTGAAGCGATGACCAACGCCGCGCTGGAGATGGAGCGTAGCTATCGCCAGTACTGCGTGCTTGACGATCGGACGCTGGAAAAGGTTTACCAGAGTCAACGCAAGCGCTACAGCGAGATGCTGGACGCGCATGCGGGCGTGTTGCCCGACGACAAGCTGTATCAGGCATTGCGTCAGGATCTGAACGATCTTGCGCAGCTGCAATGCCACAATAGCGGGCCGGATGCCGCCGCCGCCGCGCGTCTTGAAGCGTTTGCTGCCGCCAACACCGAGATGGTGCAGTCAACCCGCACGGTCATTTTCTCTCGCGGTCAGCAGCTGCAGCAGGAGATAGCCGAACGCGGGCAGTTCTTCGGCTGGCAGGCACTGGTGCTCTTCCTGGTGAGTCTCGGGCTGGTTCTGCTCTTTACCCGTATGATCATCGGCCCGGTGAAGGGCATTCAGCGTATGATCAACCGTCTTGGAGAGGGGAAATCGCTCGGGGATTCGGTTTCCTTTAAAGGCCCGCGCGAGCTGCGCTCCGTTGGTCAGCGTATTATCTGGCTGTCTGAGCGTCTGGCGTGGCTGGAATCCCAGCGTCATCAGTTCCTGCGCCATATTTCCCATGAACTGAAAACGCCGCTCGCCAGCATGCGTGAAGGAACGGAGCTGCTGGCAGACGAGGTGGCAGGGCCGCTAACGCCAGAACAGAAAGAAATTGTTGAGATTCTGGATGCCAGCAGCCGCAACCTGCAAAAGCTGATTGAACAGCTGCTGGATTACAACCGCAAGCTGGCTGACGGGGCGGTCGTTCTTGAAGAGGTCGAGATTGCGCCGCTGGTGGATATGGTGATCTCCGCCCATAGCTTGCCAGCAAGAGCTAAAATGATGCATACCGGGGTGGAGTTGAGTGCGCCTGCCTGTCTCGCTGAACCGATGCTTTTAATGAGCGTTCTGGATAATCTTTACTCCAATGCGGTGCACTATGGTACTGAATCCGGTAACATTTATATCCGAAGTTATACGATGGGTTCCCGGGTGTTTATTGACGTCGCTAACACCGGCACCCCGATCCCTGATGACGAAAAAACCATGATCTTCGAACCCTTTTTCCAGGGGAGTCATCAGCGGAAGGGTGCGGTAAAAGGAAGTGGTCTGGGCTTAAGCATCGCCCGGGACTGCATACGACGCATGCAGGGTGAGCTAAACATTGCCACGGACGAACGTGCGGATGTTTGCTTCCGTATTGAACTGCCCCTGAGCCGGAAAAACCAATAA